The proteins below are encoded in one region of Chrysemys picta bellii isolate R12L10 chromosome 4, ASM1138683v2, whole genome shotgun sequence:
- the LOC101950356 gene encoding uncharacterized protein LOC101950356 isoform X4: MLSNNDVVLRSIAEDLRNCLPIEAMLNSEHLAIKKILEQPEPTVHVDAFLYDDDDIIDSLCEKGKMSRNYCVVCGSHKTAPLEFISHSFSLMELKFLYQYALPDLTGKILVDVGSRLGAVLFGGYLYSSASQLYGVEMNSDFCQLQEMIITKYQFTDRVKVLHSDICTQASLLQNADVVVMNNVFEYFLDRLEQARAWEFISHNMRKKGSLLVTVPSLEESISNLQTDILLSQWVEEMKLDYDVYMEKDIDREALEQIHLYKIL, translated from the exons ATGTTGAGTAATAATGATGTTGTGCTCAGAAGTATTGCTGAAGATCTTCGGAATTGCTTACCCATTGAGGCAATGCTTAACTCGGAACATCTAGCAATTAAAAAA ATACTTGAGCAGCCAGAGCCGACAGTTCATGTTGATGCATTcctttatgatgatgatgatattatTGATTCATTGTGTGAGAAGGGAAAAATGAGTAGAAACTACTGTGTAGTGTGTGGCTCACACAAGACCGCACCTTTAG AGTTTATTTCTCATTCCTTTTCCCTCATGGAACTGAAGTTTCTTTATCAGTATGCATTGCCTGACCTGACAGGAAAGATTCTGGTTGACGTTGGCTCCAGGCTTGGTGCAGTGCTATTTGGG GGCTATCTTTACAGCTCAGCATCCCAACTATATGGAGTGGAAATGAATTCAGACTTTTGCCAGTTGCAAGAAATGATAATCACAAAATACCAATTTACAGACAGAGTAAAG GTGCTTCATTCAGACATCTGTACTCAGGCTTCACTCCTTCAAAATGCTGATGTTGTTGTAATGAATAATGTCTTTGAATATTTTCTCGACAGACTGGAACAGGCCAG agCCTGGGAATTTATCAGTCATAATATGAGGAAAAAAGGGTCATTATTAGTGACAGTCCCAAGCCTTGAAGAATCTATCTCAAACCTACAG ACGGATATACTGCTCAGCCAGTGGGTAGAAGAGATGAAGTTGGACTATGATGTATACATGGAAAAGGATATTGATAGAGAAGCACTTGAACAAATTCATTTGTACAAGATTCTCTAG
- the LOC101950356 gene encoding uncharacterized protein LOC101950356 isoform X2, which yields MFQFILVSEESDSLMILYILYMVIVLLERQDDFDEFMLSNNDVVLRSIAEDLRNCLPIEAMLNSEHLAIKKILEQPEPTVHVDAFLYDDDDIIDSLCEKGKMSRNYCVVCGSHKTAPLEFISHSFSLMELKFLYQYALPDLTGKILVDVGSRLGAVLFGGYLYSSASQLYGVEMNSDFCQLQEMIITKYQFTDRVKVLHSDICTQASLLQNADVVVMNNVFEYFLDRLEQARAWEFISHNMRKKGSLLVTVPSLEESISNLQTDILLSQWVEEMKLDYDVYMEKDIDREALEQIHLYKIL from the exons ATGACTTTGATGAATTCATGTTGAGTAATAATGATGTTGTGCTCAGAAGTATTGCTGAAGATCTTCGGAATTGCTTACCCATTGAGGCAATGCTTAACTCGGAACATCTAGCAATTAAAAAA ATACTTGAGCAGCCAGAGCCGACAGTTCATGTTGATGCATTcctttatgatgatgatgatattatTGATTCATTGTGTGAGAAGGGAAAAATGAGTAGAAACTACTGTGTAGTGTGTGGCTCACACAAGACCGCACCTTTAG AGTTTATTTCTCATTCCTTTTCCCTCATGGAACTGAAGTTTCTTTATCAGTATGCATTGCCTGACCTGACAGGAAAGATTCTGGTTGACGTTGGCTCCAGGCTTGGTGCAGTGCTATTTGGG GGCTATCTTTACAGCTCAGCATCCCAACTATATGGAGTGGAAATGAATTCAGACTTTTGCCAGTTGCAAGAAATGATAATCACAAAATACCAATTTACAGACAGAGTAAAG GTGCTTCATTCAGACATCTGTACTCAGGCTTCACTCCTTCAAAATGCTGATGTTGTTGTAATGAATAATGTCTTTGAATATTTTCTCGACAGACTGGAACAGGCCAG agCCTGGGAATTTATCAGTCATAATATGAGGAAAAAAGGGTCATTATTAGTGACAGTCCCAAGCCTTGAAGAATCTATCTCAAACCTACAG ACGGATATACTGCTCAGCCAGTGGGTAGAAGAGATGAAGTTGGACTATGATGTATACATGGAAAAGGATATTGATAGAGAAGCACTTGAACAAATTCATTTGTACAAGATTCTCTAG